One segment of Brassica napus cultivar Da-Ae chromosome C3, Da-Ae, whole genome shotgun sequence DNA contains the following:
- the BNAC01G41370D gene encoding uncharacterized protein BNAC01G41370D, which yields MASWKKTIATPFKKAATLFNQPQQSPRKGCGGGKMDAKAREEHERRMVRELQGEVMACGYDDVLVMWSILDKSNSSNNLTS from the coding sequence atggcatCATGGAAGAAAACAATAGCAACACCATTCAAGAAGGCAGCAACACTCTTCAACCAACCGCAGCAATCGCCAAGAAAGGGTTGCGGCGGTGGAAAAATGGATGCCAAAGCGAGGGAAGAGCACGAGAGGAGGATGGTAAGAGAGCTTCAAGGAGAAGTTATGGCTTGTGGATACGATGATGTTCTCGTCATGTGGTCTATTCTCGACAAATCTAACTCCTCCAATAACCTCACTTCTTAA